The following coding sequences lie in one Candidatus Dependentiae bacterium genomic window:
- a CDS encoding ABC transporter substrate-binding protein, translating into MKISYIIFFILFVNTPILLANRIQSNRAIPEKITSQEFLPKFIDEIEPFTLDAKKEIIFGQSGMFSGHFHHYGKAIRDGINAAFKKINEQGGINGKILRLVSLEDYGNPLTALKNVEYLLHQHKITLFIGNMGTRSILNLIPLLEQKSIALLFPWGGDKQLYRPELRTVINGPGLLEPQLDALVNFAKKQLKITKVSIFHSDDSFSTHAAQLLTNRLASEGITPVGTQSYNRFTLDIKSPAKILTQADPKLVFCISTSLPTVKLINYFFSQGHFGTTFLGVDSTAFVSHMVAPRGVKFYYSSCVPSPWSDLPIAQDYRRDIENLIHDQAFNIISFEYYLAAKTIAQAIKSIQSPYTHMAIMNSFESIKQQDMNGITVSFNPENRHIFGESVSVIQD; encoded by the coding sequence GTGAAAATAAGTTATATTATTTTTTTCATCTTATTTGTAAATACGCCAATACTCTTAGCGAATCGGATTCAAAGCAATAGGGCTATTCCTGAAAAAATAACCTCTCAAGAGTTCTTACCAAAATTTATTGATGAAATAGAACCCTTTACTTTGGATGCAAAAAAAGAAATTATTTTCGGGCAAAGTGGAATGTTTTCAGGCCATTTTCATCACTATGGCAAAGCGATTCGTGACGGTATTAATGCTGCATTTAAAAAGATTAATGAACAGGGTGGAATTAACGGAAAGATACTGCGGCTTGTTAGCTTAGAAGATTATGGCAATCCGCTTACCGCGTTAAAAAATGTTGAATATCTTCTCCATCAACATAAAATTACACTGTTTATTGGAAACATGGGAACCCGAAGTATTTTAAATTTAATCCCCTTGCTTGAACAAAAATCTATTGCGCTCCTGTTCCCATGGGGCGGCGACAAGCAGCTGTATCGTCCTGAGCTCAGAACAGTAATTAATGGCCCAGGGCTTCTTGAACCTCAACTTGATGCTTTAGTTAATTTTGCCAAAAAACAGCTGAAAATTACCAAAGTGAGTATTTTTCATTCTGATGACTCTTTTTCGACACACGCTGCACAACTTTTAACCAACCGATTAGCAAGCGAAGGAATCACGCCTGTTGGAACTCAAAGCTACAATCGATTTACCTTAGATATCAAAAGTCCTGCAAAGATTCTTACACAAGCAGACCCAAAACTTGTATTTTGCATTTCAACAAGCTTGCCAACGGTTAAATTAATTAACTACTTTTTCTCTCAAGGACACTTTGGCACAACATTTTTGGGTGTCGATTCGACCGCATTTGTAAGCCACATGGTTGCACCCCGAGGAGTAAAATTTTATTACAGTTCATGCGTTCCAAGCCCTTGGTCAGATTTACCCATAGCCCAAGACTATCGCCGTGATATTGAAAACCTTATTCATGACCAAGCATTTAACATCATATCATTTGAATATTACCTTGCGGCAAAAACAATTGCCCAAGCAATTAAATCCATACAATCACCTTATACACACATGGCAATTATGAATTCTTTTGAATCGATAAAACAACAGGATATGAATGGAATTACGGTCTCGTTCAACCCGGAGAATAGACATATTTTTGGTGAATCGGTGTCTGTTATTCAGGACTAG
- a CDS encoding ankyrin repeat domain-containing protein, protein MKNFNQNLILFIFLLISQTLELSAMKESTESFHHAIRANDIDTIQRLITNNSALVNQKEYCSRNTPLHTAIEAKSFVIIELLINNGANVNEARSMNMSPLHHLAFKSDKDAFSTRICKLLIQHGAHVNATNKYGKTALHLASAKGDSALVKKLLKYGADKTIKDQYNKTALNCVKNNSSIVDILSEYDSDSSAKRIEVSNNNNNQSPKKRARAAEYLPANTHKVQKIENCHELNVFSKVDPEKKDFPDANPTNNNNNSDNTSHELTKSLNVVIDHGTDLNARYSKRKLALQLSSFNKSAVSLDHDQKNNNCPEIETSQINNIAECNNQNLPTHKTDITSNSMHSFQSMQHAPLYTIKTDEFGHTPLYLAAAQNNDELVQNLLNCVMSTRAKRDVVMTANRFNNTALHAAAANGNLTITIRLINALTDQTEKQNFVMMKDKFGNTALHLAFGLNHLNIVKAILGCFKNLADQQEFILIKNESGKTALDIFKHCEYKETVNFLEKILRMNNDNNNFDDIFEIIDWYE, encoded by the coding sequence ATGAAAAATTTTAATCAAAATTTGATACTTTTTATCTTTTTATTAATAAGCCAAACTCTTGAACTTTCCGCAATGAAAGAATCGACAGAGTCATTTCACCATGCAATTCGAGCAAATGATATAGATACAATTCAAAGATTAATTACCAACAACTCTGCTCTTGTTAATCAGAAAGAATATTGCTCACGCAATACTCCTTTACATACAGCAATTGAAGCTAAAAGCTTTGTGATTATTGAATTATTAATCAATAATGGAGCAAATGTTAATGAAGCAAGATCTATGAATATGTCACCATTACATCACCTTGCTTTTAAATCAGATAAAGACGCTTTTTCTACCCGCATCTGTAAGCTCTTAATTCAACACGGAGCCCATGTAAATGCAACAAATAAGTACGGAAAAACAGCATTACACCTTGCATCCGCCAAGGGCGATTCTGCCTTAGTAAAAAAATTATTAAAATACGGAGCTGATAAAACAATCAAAGATCAGTATAACAAAACAGCTCTTAATTGCGTAAAAAACAATAGCAGTATAGTTGATATTCTTAGTGAATATGACTCCGATTCTAGTGCTAAGAGGATTGAAGTATCTAATAACAACAATAACCAGTCACCAAAAAAAAGAGCTCGTGCTGCTGAATATTTACCTGCAAATACTCATAAAGTTCAAAAAATTGAAAATTGCCATGAATTGAATGTATTCAGTAAAGTAGATCCTGAAAAAAAAGATTTTCCAGACGCAAATCCAACAAATAATAACAACAATAGTGACAATACGTCGCATGAATTAACAAAATCTCTTAACGTTGTAATTGATCACGGAACTGATCTTAATGCACGATATAGTAAACGAAAACTTGCTTTGCAGCTTTCATCTTTCAATAAAAGCGCGGTCTCTTTAGATCATGACCAAAAAAATAATAATTGTCCTGAAATAGAAACATCCCAAATCAACAACATAGCCGAATGTAATAATCAAAATTTACCCACTCATAAAACTGATATTACTTCAAATAGCATGCATTCATTTCAAAGCATGCAACATGCTCCACTTTATACAATAAAGACTGATGAATTTGGACACACGCCGCTTTATCTTGCTGCAGCACAAAATAATGATGAGCTTGTTCAGAATCTGTTAAATTGTGTTATGAGTACTAGAGCTAAACGAGATGTTGTCATGACAGCTAATCGCTTTAACAATACGGCTCTCCATGCAGCTGCTGCCAATGGCAACTTAACCATTACTATAAGACTCATTAACGCGCTTACAGATCAAACAGAAAAACAAAATTTCGTAATGATGAAAGACAAGTTTGGTAATACAGCGCTCCACTTAGCCTTTGGACTAAATCATTTAAATATCGTTAAAGCAATTCTTGGTTGCTTTAAAAATTTAGCAGACCAACAAGAGTTCATCTTAATTAAAAATGAATCAGGAAAAACCGCACTCGATATTTTTAAACACTGCGAATATAAAGAAACTGTTAATTTTTTAGAAAAAATATTACGAATGAATAATGACAACAATAATTTCGATGATATTTTTGAAATAATCGACTGGTATGAATAA
- the lon gene encoding endopeptidase La yields the protein MEESKKIIVGSPLFLPVLPLKNLVALPKSIVPVGVGRDISIKAVEYAMRGNREVFVTAQKSIDTENPSLEDVFHVGTRAQILQVARMSNGTLKVLVEGITRSQMLEAVPAEGFLAVMAQDILPAAVKNESELAALWRNLYDLFKEYVQLNEKATADVLSLFRGPEDLDHLTDTIAVQMHLDFHQRQHLLEMYDVQERALHMCVLLKKEIEILKAEKNIRKRVQSQVEKHQKDYYLTEQMRAIQRELGREDHQLEINELRKKAKKAKLSPEAMEKVESEFKRLEQMQPTSPEASVSRNYVEWIINLPWHKETKDKVSISAAEKILNSTHFGMKKPKERIIEFLAAKKFAQENLKRSPIICLAGPPGVGKTSLAHSIAQSLGRELVRISLGGMRDEAEIRGHRRTYIGAMPGKIIQAMKKAKVTNPVIVLDEIDKMSMDFRGDPASALLEVLDPEQNKAFADYFLEIDYDLSKIMFVTTANVVDNIPYPLLDRMEIIYLSGYTEKEKLSISKSFLLPKLTKEYGLKDGQVDFPEDSLKQLIEDYTKEAGVRSLERVLAKLIRKSIQMLLKDKQLKKVVITPEKIDEWLGVPPFKKEDKKREDSVGVATGLAWTEVGGDILEIEITILRGKGGLTLTGQLGEVMQESAQAAMSYIRSRAQDFGLKEGFYADVDIHIHVPEGAIPKDGPSAGITMAVALTSALTGIPVRRDVAMTGEVTLRGRVLAIGGLKEKLLAAWRFGITKALVPQSNKRDVKEFKDELDKSLTVVFVETMDEVLQEALVRSPFVQAESMKKSKNVFEEIKEVPPKKKAEKKASKKATKKEPKKKKLK from the coding sequence ATGGAAGAATCTAAAAAAATAATAGTAGGATCACCGCTTTTTTTGCCGGTTCTCCCTTTAAAAAATTTGGTTGCATTACCTAAAAGTATTGTACCTGTTGGTGTTGGTCGAGACATTTCGATTAAGGCTGTTGAGTATGCCATGCGTGGTAATCGAGAGGTTTTCGTTACAGCTCAGAAATCTATCGATACGGAGAATCCATCGCTTGAAGATGTCTTTCATGTTGGTACACGGGCTCAAATTTTACAAGTTGCTCGTATGTCGAATGGAACATTAAAGGTTTTGGTTGAAGGTATTACGCGATCTCAAATGCTCGAAGCGGTTCCTGCAGAAGGATTTTTGGCGGTCATGGCACAAGATATTTTGCCAGCAGCGGTTAAAAATGAATCTGAACTTGCAGCTCTCTGGCGCAATTTGTACGATTTATTTAAAGAATATGTTCAGCTCAATGAAAAGGCAACGGCCGATGTGCTTTCACTCTTCCGTGGCCCAGAAGACTTAGATCATCTTACTGATACGATCGCCGTTCAGATGCATCTGGATTTTCATCAGCGACAACATTTACTTGAAATGTACGATGTTCAAGAGCGCGCTCTTCACATGTGTGTTTTGCTTAAAAAAGAAATTGAAATTCTTAAGGCAGAAAAAAATATTCGCAAGCGCGTGCAAAGTCAGGTTGAAAAACATCAAAAAGATTATTACTTAACTGAACAGATGCGCGCAATTCAGCGCGAACTTGGTCGAGAAGACCATCAACTCGAAATTAATGAGCTTCGCAAAAAAGCGAAAAAAGCAAAGCTTTCACCTGAGGCAATGGAGAAAGTTGAATCTGAATTCAAGCGACTTGAGCAGATGCAACCAACATCTCCAGAGGCATCGGTAAGTAGAAATTATGTTGAATGGATCATTAATCTTCCTTGGCATAAAGAAACTAAAGATAAAGTTTCTATTTCTGCTGCCGAAAAGATTTTGAACTCAACTCATTTTGGGATGAAAAAACCCAAAGAGCGAATTATAGAATTTTTGGCTGCAAAAAAGTTTGCTCAAGAAAATCTTAAACGTTCACCAATCATTTGCCTTGCGGGTCCTCCAGGAGTTGGAAAGACTTCGCTTGCACATTCTATTGCTCAATCCCTCGGACGAGAACTGGTTCGTATTTCTTTGGGTGGTATGCGTGATGAGGCGGAAATTCGCGGCCATCGTCGTACGTACATAGGAGCAATGCCGGGTAAAATTATTCAGGCCATGAAGAAAGCAAAAGTTACTAATCCTGTTATTGTCCTTGATGAAATCGATAAAATGTCGATGGACTTTCGTGGAGATCCAGCATCAGCATTACTTGAAGTGCTTGATCCAGAGCAAAACAAAGCATTTGCGGATTATTTCTTAGAAATTGATTACGATCTTTCAAAAATAATGTTTGTTACTACTGCAAACGTTGTGGATAATATTCCGTATCCTCTGCTTGATCGTATGGAGATTATTTATCTTTCTGGTTACACAGAAAAAGAAAAACTTTCCATCTCAAAAAGCTTCTTGCTCCCCAAGCTCACCAAAGAATATGGATTGAAAGATGGTCAAGTAGATTTTCCTGAAGACAGTCTTAAGCAATTGATTGAAGATTATACCAAAGAAGCTGGCGTTAGAAGTCTTGAGCGTGTGCTTGCTAAATTGATACGCAAGAGTATTCAAATGCTGCTCAAAGATAAGCAACTGAAAAAAGTTGTTATCACCCCAGAAAAAATTGATGAATGGCTTGGTGTTCCACCATTCAAAAAAGAAGACAAAAAACGTGAAGATTCTGTTGGTGTAGCAACCGGCCTTGCCTGGACAGAAGTTGGTGGTGATATTCTTGAAATAGAAATTACCATTTTACGCGGCAAAGGTGGCTTAACATTGACCGGACAGCTTGGTGAAGTTATGCAGGAATCTGCACAAGCTGCTATGAGTTATATCAGGTCACGAGCACAAGACTTTGGTCTCAAAGAAGGCTTTTATGCCGATGTGGATATTCATATTCACGTGCCTGAAGGAGCTATTCCTAAAGATGGTCCTTCAGCAGGTATTACTATGGCTGTTGCATTAACGTCAGCTTTAACAGGGATTCCTGTGCGCCGTGATGTTGCAATGACCGGTGAAGTAACCTTGCGTGGACGTGTTCTTGCAATTGGTGGCTTGAAAGAAAAGCTTCTTGCTGCATGGCGCTTTGGCATAACCAAGGCTCTTGTTCCTCAAAGCAACAAGCGTGATGTTAAAGAGTTCAAAGATGAACTGGATAAGTCACTTACGGTTGTTTTTGTTGAAACCATGGATGAAGTTCTTCAAGAAGCGCTTGTTCGTTCTCCATTTGTTCAAGCTGAGTCGATGAAGAAAAGTAAGAATGTCTTTGAAGAGATTAAAGAAGTTCCACCTAAGAAAAAGGCTGAGAAAAAAGCCTCTAAGAAAGCTACTAAAAAAGAGCCCAAGAAAAAGAAATTAAAATAA
- the rpsB gene encoding 30S ribosomal protein S2, whose product MSLETKIDLQGMLKAGMHFGHKTSRWSPKMRPFIWGSKNKIHLIDISKTALLLERTGMVLKELASQGGQFLFVGTKKPAQALVKDISTSLSMPYVINRWVGGTLSNFDQVKKAITRLLHLRDVMKKPSALYKKKELAMIQKDIARLEKNIGGILELEYPPAALIVVDAKKEHSAVKEASRLGIPVIAMVDTNTDPDGITLVIPSNDDSPKAIAFVLEYLQKCIKEGVELFADKKKAEMEARRAAAEEAAKAKRTAAPVKASGPAAPAKAVHVSAPKTEAAPAAQVEDVKDVK is encoded by the coding sequence ATGTCTCTAGAAACAAAAATCGACTTACAAGGCATGCTCAAAGCAGGTATGCACTTTGGCCACAAAACATCTCGTTGGTCTCCAAAAATGCGTCCATTTATCTGGGGATCAAAGAACAAGATTCACCTGATCGACATTTCTAAAACCGCACTGTTGCTTGAGCGCACTGGAATGGTTTTGAAAGAACTTGCCAGCCAAGGTGGACAATTCTTATTTGTAGGCACAAAAAAACCTGCACAAGCTCTTGTTAAAGATATTTCAACATCATTGTCAATGCCTTATGTTATCAACCGCTGGGTTGGTGGAACATTAAGCAACTTTGATCAAGTTAAGAAAGCAATCACACGCTTGTTGCACTTGCGGGATGTTATGAAAAAGCCATCCGCATTGTACAAGAAAAAAGAACTTGCAATGATCCAAAAAGATATTGCTCGCCTTGAAAAAAATATTGGCGGTATTCTTGAACTTGAATACCCACCAGCAGCACTCATTGTTGTTGATGCTAAAAAAGAACACTCTGCTGTCAAAGAAGCTTCCCGTCTTGGAATTCCGGTCATTGCAATGGTTGATACCAACACCGATCCAGATGGAATTACTTTGGTAATCCCTTCAAACGACGATTCACCAAAAGCAATTGCCTTTGTTCTTGAATACCTTCAAAAGTGTATTAAAGAAGGTGTTGAACTTTTTGCAGATAAGAAAAAAGCTGAAATGGAAGCTCGTCGGGCTGCTGCTGAAGAAGCTGCAAAAGCCAAACGTACAGCTGCTCCTGTAAAAGCTTCTGGCCCTGCTGCGCCAGCAAAAGCAGTTCACGTTTCAGCACCTAAGACTGAAGCTGCTCCTGCAGCTCAGGTTGAAGATGTTAAAGACGTTAAATAA
- a CDS encoding NAD(P)H-dependent oxidoreductase, whose translation MKVLAILANHDKNSLSSRIFYQVTHHLAQNGAQVDILDLYERQDEIPFYVGHKPDQSPTLHTSTFFHENKERFLAADKLLIVYPIYWYAVPGILKCWFDLITTFAWKFTGKSKTQPLHKIKHAFIINSSMESWWHRRFLTTNPSRRQISQTFDFIGIPNYDFYEIGSTHTLKQAQITGHINAIIARSKKLLT comes from the coding sequence ATGAAAGTTTTAGCTATTCTTGCAAATCATGACAAAAACTCACTGAGCAGCCGCATTTTTTATCAGGTCACTCATCATTTAGCCCAAAATGGCGCTCAGGTAGATATTCTTGATTTATACGAACGACAAGATGAAATTCCTTTTTATGTTGGCCATAAACCTGACCAATCTCCAACGCTCCACACCTCAACATTCTTTCATGAAAATAAAGAACGTTTTTTGGCTGCTGACAAACTTCTTATTGTTTACCCCATTTACTGGTATGCCGTTCCAGGAATTTTAAAATGCTGGTTTGATTTGATTACAACTTTTGCGTGGAAATTTACCGGTAAAAGCAAGACTCAACCGCTCCATAAAATCAAGCATGCTTTCATCATCAATTCTTCAATGGAGTCATGGTGGCATCGACGTTTTTTGACAACTAATCCATCACGTCGACAGATCTCCCAAACATTTGACTTTATTGGTATTCCAAACTACGATTTTTACGAAATTGGGAGCACACACACGTTGAAACAGGCGCAAATTACAGGTCACATTAATGCCATTATTGCCCGCAGTAAAAAACTTTTAACGTAG
- the dnaX gene encoding DNA polymerase III subunit gamma/tau, giving the protein MSTNAEQLNLARKWRPKTFDSIVGQEIPVRMLKNSLYLKKFFPVYLFAGQRGCGKTSTARVFAAAVNCLKLADFQIDPTIQIPCLTCESCIAMARGHHPDFIEIDAASHTGVDNVRQIIESSSYMPLSGQKKIYLIDEAHMLSKAAFNAFLKILEEPPMSVLFILATTEIQKIPPTVLSRCFQALFTSLHGPALKVHLQSICTTEQVSIDDDALDILIQETEGCARDALNLLERVRFSGTHITQQTMLELLGKVNNQLLFSLMNALVEQNSGLVLQILQENNFEQLSATALWDALIHLLRTLMWVYYGVKNVDPRFGSDFQILLTLTQECSINRLQSLAQLLWSQEELFLKTNKKHIFLEMILLQMCQTTTLSNLEKAPQAKNTRTPLAPHQAQRPKISSFTSTTKQAPEHLVRENLMLNANKQNINTPLSAPVLDKAQDPQISSTQTSSLEAAPTNWKAFLEQLTGVDHLLNSIMSQAKFIEHNEQARTITIELSNKSAFFKDKVDECKSLWLPLLKGQFPGIHDVLFTAADQPPSTSRQLQSNFAKNDPSSSTQEARKVSSPSPFQSSGRVTPKTIGSQGGYEQAVNIQDADKWPIANLLVRHFPGKIKQTKVYS; this is encoded by the coding sequence ATGAGTACAAATGCTGAACAACTAAACCTAGCACGTAAGTGGCGTCCAAAGACTTTTGATTCTATTGTTGGACAAGAGATTCCTGTTCGCATGCTCAAAAACAGCCTGTACCTCAAAAAATTTTTTCCTGTCTATCTTTTTGCTGGCCAACGTGGATGCGGAAAAACTTCAACCGCTCGAGTATTTGCAGCCGCTGTTAACTGCCTCAAACTTGCTGATTTTCAAATTGATCCAACCATACAAATTCCTTGCCTAACATGCGAATCATGCATTGCAATGGCACGTGGACACCACCCCGATTTTATTGAAATTGATGCCGCTTCTCATACTGGTGTTGATAACGTACGACAAATTATCGAGTCATCCAGCTATATGCCATTAAGTGGGCAAAAGAAAATTTATCTCATCGACGAAGCACACATGCTCAGTAAAGCAGCATTCAATGCCTTTCTTAAGATTTTAGAAGAGCCGCCAATGTCAGTTCTTTTCATCTTGGCAACAACAGAAATTCAAAAAATTCCTCCAACCGTATTGTCTCGCTGCTTTCAAGCGCTATTCACCTCGCTCCATGGGCCTGCACTCAAAGTTCATCTTCAATCAATCTGTACCACAGAGCAGGTTTCTATTGACGATGATGCCCTAGATATTTTAATTCAGGAAACTGAAGGCTGCGCGCGCGATGCGCTCAATCTTCTTGAACGGGTTCGCTTTTCAGGAACTCACATCACACAACAAACAATGCTTGAGCTGCTTGGCAAAGTCAACAACCAGCTGCTTTTTTCACTGATGAATGCCCTTGTCGAGCAAAACTCAGGACTCGTACTTCAGATATTGCAAGAAAATAACTTTGAACAACTCAGCGCAACAGCGCTATGGGATGCTTTAATTCATCTGCTTCGAACACTCATGTGGGTCTACTATGGTGTAAAAAATGTTGATCCACGATTTGGGTCGGACTTCCAAATATTGCTCACACTGACACAAGAATGTTCGATCAATCGATTGCAAAGCCTTGCTCAACTTTTGTGGAGCCAAGAAGAGCTTTTCTTAAAAACTAATAAAAAGCATATTTTTTTAGAAATGATTTTATTACAAATGTGCCAAACGACAACCCTTTCAAACCTTGAAAAAGCACCGCAAGCAAAGAATACACGTACACCCTTAGCACCGCACCAAGCGCAACGACCAAAAATTTCCTCCTTCACATCGACAACTAAGCAAGCACCGGAACATCTCGTACGTGAAAATTTAATGCTTAATGCAAATAAGCAAAACATCAATACTCCATTATCAGCACCAGTACTTGATAAAGCTCAAGATCCTCAAATTTCAAGTACTCAAACCTCTTCTCTTGAAGCAGCTCCTACAAACTGGAAAGCCTTTCTTGAGCAACTTACAGGCGTTGATCATCTTTTAAACTCAATCATGAGTCAAGCAAAGTTTATTGAACACAATGAACAAGCTCGTACAATCACTATTGAATTAAGCAATAAGAGCGCCTTTTTCAAAGATAAAGTCGACGAATGCAAATCACTATGGCTTCCGCTTCTGAAAGGACAATTTCCCGGAATCCACGATGTGCTCTTCACAGCAGCAGACCAACCGCCTTCAACGAGCCGTCAGCTTCAGTCGAACTTTGCTAAAAATGACCCGAGCAGCTCAACTCAGGAGGCTCGTAAAGTCTCATCACCTTCTCCGTTTCAATCCTCTGGACGAGTTACCCCTAAAACAATAGGATCACAAGGTGGTTATGAACAGGCTGTTAATATCCAAGATGCCGACAAATGGCCTATTGCCAACTTGCTAGTTCGCCATTTTCCCGGTAAAATAAAACAGACTAAAGTTTACAGTTAA
- the der gene encoding ribosome biogenesis GTPase Der translates to METVQSFPKILLVGRTNVGKSTLFNRLVQEKKSIVFEREGVTRDYIQETITWSDKTFDLIDTGGLVFGRHVDDIQKKVQEKVMPLLDKASLILFVCDVKNGLVNEDTIIARALHKTKRPVIVLLNKADKQSQLEENKPDFFKLGFPEMLPTSAIHGIGIGTLLGRIVDHVEEPTEMVVEKPQYKVVIVGKPNAGKSSLMNLLINQERSIVSDIAGTTREAIESSIYHCSDLIQMVDTAGVRKKRNVTDDLETLMVKSSMEAVRTSDVVLMMIDASQGQISDQELKLLFYAYEQKKIMLILFNKSDLVDEYARVTLEQSLDEYEFILKKIPQIWTSCLTKRNVNKVLNEVKTLWERCQQEFNSTEVNEIVQAELATKPLYHTKIALRVFKIRVIKASIPTFVLHVNHPAWFGDAEQSCIENILRKNFDLRGCPIQLSIRKV, encoded by the coding sequence ATGGAAACCGTACAATCATTCCCGAAAATATTACTTGTCGGACGTACCAACGTCGGAAAATCAACGCTTTTTAATCGACTCGTTCAAGAGAAGAAGAGTATTGTTTTTGAACGCGAAGGGGTCACTCGTGATTACATTCAAGAAACTATCACATGGAGTGATAAGACATTTGACTTGATTGATACAGGTGGGCTTGTTTTTGGGCGACATGTCGATGATATTCAAAAAAAAGTTCAAGAAAAAGTAATGCCGCTGCTTGATAAAGCATCCCTCATTCTTTTTGTCTGTGATGTTAAAAATGGTCTTGTTAATGAAGACACCATCATTGCACGTGCATTACACAAAACAAAACGCCCTGTTATTGTGCTGCTTAATAAAGCAGATAAGCAATCACAGCTCGAAGAAAATAAACCTGATTTTTTCAAACTTGGATTTCCTGAAATGCTTCCAACCTCTGCTATTCATGGCATTGGCATTGGAACATTACTTGGAAGAATTGTTGATCATGTTGAAGAACCAACTGAAATGGTTGTTGAAAAACCACAATATAAAGTTGTTATTGTTGGTAAACCAAATGCAGGCAAATCTTCGCTCATGAATCTTTTGATTAACCAAGAACGTTCAATTGTTTCTGATATCGCAGGGACAACACGTGAAGCAATCGAATCAAGCATTTACCACTGCAGCGATTTAATTCAGATGGTTGATACCGCCGGTGTTCGTAAAAAACGAAACGTCACTGACGACCTTGAAACGCTCATGGTTAAAAGCTCAATGGAAGCGGTGCGCACGTCTGATGTGGTACTCATGATGATCGATGCTTCTCAGGGGCAAATTTCAGACCAAGAACTCAAACTTTTGTTCTACGCTTATGAGCAAAAAAAAATTATGCTCATCTTGTTTAATAAATCTGACTTGGTCGATGAATATGCACGCGTAACACTTGAACAAAGCCTTGATGAATACGAATTTATTTTAAAAAAGATTCCTCAAATTTGGACTTCATGCTTAACCAAGCGTAACGTCAACAAAGTTCTTAATGAAGTAAAAACGCTTTGGGAACGCTGCCAACAAGAATTTAACTCAACCGAAGTTAATGAAATTGTTCAAGCTGAACTGGCAACTAAGCCTCTTTACCATACTAAAATTGCGTTACGTGTATTTAAAATTCGTGTTATTAAAGCATCTATTCCAACGTTTGTGCTTCACGTTAATCATCCTGCTTGGTTTGGTGATGCAGAACAAAGCTGTATTGAAAATATTTTGCGTAAGAATTTTGATCTTCGCGGATGTCCAATACAACTTAGTATCCGAAAAGTTTAA
- a CDS encoding ATP-binding cassette domain-containing protein, producing MTSLSVRNLSFSVGSKQIIKSISLSIQQGQIVALLGPNGAGKTTLLKTIMGVHKTPTPNIDSSDATTKNVITFNNILLNCLPIHKRASLGLVYLPQQTSLFAQMSVNDNLWLVYEYHDFWKNQSPENFKSEVMQWLEKTNLSGTINQTAQSLSGGQKRKLEIIRSLLMRPSIVLLDEPFAGVDPKSIYELKKIFIDMAAAGIGILISDHHVDQLLSIAQHVFVMLHGEVITSGTVQEILQSSYTKESYLGNQFYDEIAGKFLDAKK from the coding sequence ATGACGTCGCTCAGTGTCCGTAATCTGAGTTTTTCGGTTGGAAGCAAGCAGATTATCAAATCAATTTCGCTTTCAATTCAGCAAGGTCAAATTGTTGCTCTTCTTGGCCCCAATGGTGCTGGAAAAACAACACTCCTGAAAACAATTATGGGAGTCCACAAGACTCCTACTCCAAATATTGATTCTTCTGACGCCACAACAAAAAACGTTATAACGTTCAATAATATTCTTCTTAACTGCTTGCCTATTCATAAACGGGCTAGCCTTGGCTTGGTGTACCTACCTCAGCAAACTTCTTTGTTTGCTCAAATGAGCGTTAATGATAACCTATGGCTGGTTTATGAGTATCACGATTTTTGGAAAAACCAATCACCAGAGAATTTTAAAAGTGAAGTCATGCAATGGCTTGAAAAAACAAATCTCTCTGGAACAATCAATCAAACTGCACAATCCCTTTCTGGCGGACAAAAGCGCAAGCTTGAAATTATTCGAAGCCTTCTGATGCGCCCATCAATTGTTCTGCTCGATGAACCCTTTGCGGGGGTAGATCCAAAATCGATTTATGAACTTAAAAAAATTTTTATCGATATGGCAGCTGCAGGCATTGGCATTCTGATTTCTGATCATCACGTTGATCAGTTGCTTTCAATTGCTCAACATGTTTTTGTTATGCTTCATGGTGAAGTGATAACATCAGGAACCGTTCAAGAGATTCTGCAAAGCAGTTATACCAAAGAAAGCTATTTGGGAAATCAATTTTATGATGAAATTGCAGGCAAGTTTTTAGACGCCAAAAAGTAG